The following are from one region of the Mycolicibacterium helvum genome:
- a CDS encoding virulence factor Mce family protein — MSAILTTARRFGWRGFILLLTALVLTSCGWRGIANVPMPGGPGSGKDKMTIYVQMPDTLALNVNSRVRVADVFVGSVRAIELKNWIPTLTLELQPGIKLPANAIARIGQTSLLGTQHVELDPPPNPSSEPLRSGATIPLKNSQSFPTTERTLASIATVLRGGGIPNLEIIQTEVSNILDGNAEQIRDFLGKLDTFTDQLNQQRDDLTRAIDKTNELVSIVAARNATLDRVLTEFPPLIKYFADARDRFTGAVEALGRFSAITDQTLSQSRADFDTNLALLQRPLKQFGRAAPYLIDSLKLVITAPYPIDNIPKVIRGDYINTSATFDLTLSSLDNAFLTGTGVSGMLRALEQAWGRDPQTMIPDVRFTPHPNMTDGGGPFVERGE; from the coding sequence GTGAGTGCCATTCTGACCACCGCCCGCCGGTTCGGCTGGCGCGGTTTCATCCTGCTGTTGACGGCGCTGGTGCTGACGTCGTGCGGCTGGCGCGGTATCGCCAACGTGCCGATGCCGGGCGGGCCCGGTAGCGGCAAGGACAAGATGACCATCTACGTCCAGATGCCGGATACGTTGGCGCTCAACGTCAACAGCCGCGTGCGAGTTGCCGACGTGTTCGTGGGTTCGGTGCGCGCCATCGAGCTGAAGAACTGGATTCCGACCCTGACGCTCGAGCTGCAGCCCGGAATCAAGCTGCCGGCCAACGCCATTGCGCGGATCGGCCAGACCAGCTTGCTGGGCACTCAGCACGTCGAGCTGGATCCGCCGCCGAATCCGTCGTCCGAGCCGCTGCGCAGCGGCGCGACGATCCCGCTGAAGAACTCGCAGTCCTTCCCGACCACTGAACGCACGCTGGCCAGCATCGCCACCGTGCTGCGTGGTGGCGGCATCCCGAACCTGGAGATCATCCAGACCGAGGTCTCCAACATCCTGGACGGCAACGCCGAGCAGATCCGCGACTTCCTGGGCAAGCTGGACACGTTCACCGATCAGCTCAACCAGCAGCGCGACGACCTGACCCGGGCGATCGACAAGACCAACGAACTGGTGTCGATCGTTGCCGCTCGTAACGCCACCCTGGACCGCGTGCTCACCGAATTCCCGCCGCTGATCAAGTATTTCGCCGATGCCAGGGACCGGTTCACCGGCGCCGTCGAGGCGCTCGGCCGGTTCAGTGCGATCACCGATCAGACGCTGTCGCAGTCGCGTGCCGATTTCGACACCAACCTGGCGCTGCTGCAGCGTCCGCTCAAGCAGTTCGGCCGGGCCGCGCCGTATCTGATCGACTCGCTGAAGTTGGTCATCACGGCTCCGTACCCGATCGACAACATCCCGAAGGTGATTCGTGGCGACTACATCAATACGTCGGCCACTTTCGACCTGACGCTGAGCTCGCTCGACAACGCATTCCTGACCGGTACCGGAGTCTCGGGAATGCTG
- a CDS encoding virulence factor Mce family protein produces the protein MSTVFNIRNLGVPKMSRMSVVVGTLVVIIALVAGLVGYQLYKKLTTNTVVAYFPEALALYPGDRVQIMGVQVGQIDKIEPAGDKMKVTFNYQNKYKVPADATATILNPSLVASRVIQLAPPYNGGPVMADNAVIPIERTQVPVEWDDLRNQISDIVTKLGPTPDQPKGPFGDVLESFANGLEGKGEQINTTFKALSDAVTALNEGRGDFFGVLKSLALFVNALHKSDQQLVSLNNNLATFTNSFSHSDQEVAKAVKDIDTLLTTARKFVNDNGSVLSKDINNLSEVTTQVLQPESRNGLETVLHVYPNLAANLQNIYHPTHGALVAIPTIASFANPLQFICSAIQSGSRLGYQDSAEMCAEYLAPIMDAIKFNFPPFGVNQFSTAEMLPKYVAYSEERLRPPPGYKDTTVPGIWSRDTLFSHGNHEPGWIVAPGMQGVDVQAFTANMLTPDSLAALLGGPDPVSYPPGGPRGGAPSNSYDQNNPLPPPWYPGAIPPPPPGPDVVPGPLPVSQQINGGAPAAAPAAPAAGPVLPAEAGGGQ, from the coding sequence ATGTCGACAGTCTTCAATATTCGTAATCTGGGTGTGCCGAAGATGTCTCGGATGTCCGTCGTCGTGGGCACCCTCGTGGTGATCATCGCGCTGGTTGCGGGGCTGGTCGGCTACCAGCTGTACAAGAAGCTGACCACCAACACTGTGGTGGCGTACTTCCCCGAGGCGCTCGCGCTGTACCCGGGTGACCGCGTCCAGATCATGGGTGTGCAGGTCGGCCAGATCGACAAGATCGAACCGGCCGGCGACAAGATGAAGGTCACCTTCAACTACCAGAACAAGTACAAGGTCCCCGCCGACGCCACCGCGACGATCCTCAACCCGAGTCTGGTTGCCTCCCGGGTGATCCAGCTGGCACCGCCCTACAACGGCGGTCCGGTGATGGCCGACAACGCCGTCATCCCGATCGAACGCACCCAGGTGCCGGTGGAGTGGGACGACCTGCGTAACCAGATCTCCGATATCGTCACCAAACTCGGCCCGACACCCGATCAGCCCAAGGGCCCCTTCGGTGATGTCCTGGAGTCCTTCGCCAACGGGCTGGAGGGCAAGGGCGAGCAGATCAACACCACGTTCAAGGCGCTGTCCGACGCGGTGACGGCGCTCAACGAAGGGCGTGGCGATTTCTTCGGTGTGCTCAAGAGCCTGGCCCTGTTCGTCAACGCACTGCACAAGAGTGACCAGCAGCTGGTGTCGCTGAACAACAACCTGGCCACCTTCACCAACTCGTTCAGCCACTCAGATCAAGAAGTCGCCAAGGCGGTCAAGGACATTGACACGCTATTGACCACGGCGCGCAAGTTCGTCAACGACAACGGTTCGGTGCTGAGCAAGGACATCAACAACCTCTCCGAGGTCACGACCCAGGTCCTGCAGCCGGAATCGCGCAACGGCCTGGAGACGGTGTTGCACGTCTACCCGAACCTGGCCGCCAACCTGCAGAACATCTACCACCCGACGCACGGTGCGCTGGTGGCGATTCCGACCATCGCCAGCTTCGCCAACCCGTTGCAGTTCATCTGTAGCGCGATCCAGTCCGGTAGCCGGCTGGGCTATCAGGATTCGGCAGAGATGTGCGCGGAGTACCTCGCGCCGATCATGGACGCGATCAAGTTCAACTTCCCGCCGTTCGGCGTCAACCAGTTCTCGACCGCCGAGATGCTGCCGAAGTACGTGGCCTACTCCGAGGAACGGCTGCGGCCGCCGCCGGGGTACAAGGACACGACGGTGCCCGGCATCTGGTCGCGGGACACGTTGTTCTCGCACGGCAATCACGAGCCGGGCTGGATTGTGGCGCCGGGCATGCAGGGTGTGGACGTGCAGGCGTTCACCGCCAACATGCTCACCCCGGACTCGCTGGCGGCGTTGCTGGGCGGTCCCGACCCGGTCTCTTACCCGCCGGGTGGCCCGCGCGGTGGTGCCCCGTCGAACTCCTACGACCAGAACAATCCGCTGCCGCCGCCGTGGTACCCGGGCGCGATCCCGCCGCCACCGCCGGGGCCGGACGTGGTCCCTGGACCGTTGCCCGTCTCGCAGCAGATCAACGGCGGGGCTCCGGCGGCCGCACCCGCGGCTCCCGCCGCCGGTCCGGTGTTGCCCGCTGAAGCGGGAGGTGGACAGTGA
- a CDS encoding MCE family protein — MRTLETPNRIKNGLAGIVIIVLVVAVGQSFSGIPQLFAQPTYYGQFSDSAGLNPDDKVRIAGMDVGTVKSLKIDGDHVLIGFNLGPRQIGTESRVAIRTETILGKRVLEIEPRGSKLLQAGAVLPIGQTTTPYQIYDAVFDVTKAAAGWDIDTVKRSLNVLSETIDQTYPHLSAALDGVARFSDTIGKRDEQFKQLLANANKVAAVLGNRSEQINRLAVNAQTLLAAVNERRSEVDYLLANVSALSEQFTGFVNDNPNLNHVLEQLKTISDVLVKHKTDLSDVLITASKFMGALAEAIGSGPYFKVLVVNLVPYQILQPWVDAAFKKRGIDPEQFWRNAGLPAFKFPDPNGQRQPNGAPPPAPIPLEGTPDHPGPAVGPGSPCSYTPPADGIPTPGNPLPCAGLTDGPFGPVPGGYPLADVPISAPNPAAVGGPGVPSAAFPGELSPNVAGVPAPPLAPGPPGARTVPVAPTPGPATDIPGYAPPPNALIGPIPPPGPGPQVPPVGDLAPVDQGGGA, encoded by the coding sequence ATGAGGACGCTAGAGACTCCCAACCGGATCAAGAACGGCCTGGCCGGCATCGTGATCATCGTGCTCGTCGTCGCTGTGGGACAGAGCTTCTCCGGTATTCCCCAGCTGTTCGCCCAGCCGACCTACTACGGCCAATTCAGCGACAGCGCGGGCCTCAACCCCGATGACAAGGTGCGTATCGCCGGGATGGACGTCGGCACGGTCAAGTCGCTGAAGATCGATGGCGACCACGTGTTGATCGGATTCAACCTGGGCCCCAGGCAGATTGGCACCGAGAGCCGAGTGGCTATCCGCACCGAGACGATCCTGGGCAAGCGGGTGCTCGAGATCGAGCCGCGAGGCAGCAAGCTGCTGCAGGCGGGCGCGGTGCTGCCGATCGGCCAGACCACCACGCCCTACCAGATCTACGACGCGGTCTTCGATGTGACGAAAGCCGCTGCGGGCTGGGATATCGACACCGTCAAACGGTCGCTGAACGTGTTGTCCGAGACCATCGATCAGACCTATCCGCACCTGAGCGCGGCGCTGGACGGGGTCGCCCGGTTCTCCGACACGATCGGAAAGCGTGACGAGCAGTTCAAGCAACTGCTGGCCAACGCCAACAAGGTCGCCGCCGTGCTCGGTAACCGCAGCGAGCAGATCAACCGCCTGGCGGTCAACGCCCAGACCCTGCTGGCCGCCGTCAACGAGCGCCGTTCCGAGGTCGACTACCTGCTGGCCAATGTTTCTGCGCTCTCCGAGCAGTTCACCGGATTCGTCAACGACAATCCGAACCTGAATCATGTTCTGGAGCAGCTCAAAACAATCAGCGATGTGCTGGTGAAGCACAAGACCGACCTGTCCGATGTGCTGATCACCGCCTCGAAGTTCATGGGCGCACTGGCCGAGGCCATCGGGTCGGGTCCGTACTTCAAGGTGCTGGTGGTCAACCTGGTGCCCTACCAGATCCTGCAGCCGTGGGTGGACGCCGCGTTCAAGAAGCGCGGCATCGATCCCGAACAGTTCTGGCGCAACGCGGGTCTGCCGGCCTTCAAGTTCCCCGATCCCAACGGACAGCGCCAGCCCAACGGTGCGCCGCCGCCGGCCCCGATCCCGCTGGAGGGCACACCGGACCATCCCGGTCCCGCCGTCGGCCCGGGCTCACCGTGCTCGTACACCCCACCCGCCGATGGCATTCCGACACCGGGCAACCCGCTGCCCTGTGCCGGCCTGACGGACGGTCCGTTCGGTCCGGTGCCGGGTGGTTACCCGCTCGCCGACGTGCCGATCTCAGCGCCGAACCCCGCCGCGGTCGGCGGCCCGGGCGTGCCGAGCGCAGCCTTCCCCGGCGAGCTTTCCCCGAACGTGGCCGGCGTGCCGGCCCCGCCGCTGGCGCCCGGTCCGCCGGGAGCCCGCACCGTTCCGGTCGCCCCGACACCGGGACCGGCCACCGATATCCCCGGCTACGCCCCACCGCCGAACGCCCTCATCGGACCGATCCCGCCACCGGGACCGGGGCCGCAGGTGCCGCCGGTCGGGGACCTGGCGCCCGTCGATCAGGGAGGGGGAGCGTAA
- a CDS encoding virulence factor Mce family protein, translating into MKITGTAVKLGAFSLVLLLFTAIIVIVFGQFRFDRTTSYTAEFSNASGLRNGQFVRAGGVEVGKVSDIKLIGNGDRVQVTLNVDRTLPLYQSTTAQIRYQDLIGNRYVNLDRGTGEGADRILPGGGFIPMSRTQPALDLDALIGGFKPLFKSLDPQKVNTIASSLITVFQGQGGTINDILDQTAQLTSALADRDQAIGEVITNLNTVLDTTVKHEKDFDQTVNNFEILITGLKNRADPLASATANISSAAGTLSDLLADDRPQLKDTIGKLETIQQPLADGQDRLDDLLTKLPVAVKMIGRAGGIYGDFFNFYLCDINLKLNGLQPGGPVRTVKITQQPTGRCTPQ; encoded by the coding sequence ATGAAAATCACCGGCACAGCAGTCAAACTCGGGGCATTCTCACTGGTGCTCCTGCTTTTCACGGCGATTATCGTCATCGTGTTTGGTCAGTTCCGTTTCGACCGAACGACCTCGTACACAGCTGAATTCAGCAATGCCAGTGGTTTGCGTAATGGTCAGTTCGTCCGTGCTGGCGGTGTCGAGGTCGGCAAGGTCTCCGACATCAAGCTGATCGGCAACGGCGATCGTGTTCAGGTGACGCTCAACGTCGATCGGACCCTGCCGCTGTATCAGTCGACCACCGCCCAGATCCGCTACCAGGATCTGATCGGCAACCGTTACGTCAACCTCGATCGCGGCACCGGCGAGGGTGCCGACCGGATCCTGCCTGGGGGCGGCTTCATTCCGATGTCGCGGACTCAGCCGGCGCTGGATCTCGACGCGCTCATCGGTGGTTTCAAGCCGCTGTTCAAGTCATTGGATCCGCAGAAGGTCAACACCATCGCCTCGTCGCTCATCACCGTTTTTCAGGGGCAGGGCGGCACCATCAACGACATCCTGGATCAGACGGCCCAGCTGACCTCTGCGCTGGCGGACCGTGATCAGGCGATCGGCGAGGTGATCACCAACCTGAACACCGTGCTGGACACCACCGTCAAGCATGAGAAGGACTTCGACCAGACGGTCAACAACTTCGAGATCCTCATCACCGGCCTGAAGAACCGCGCCGACCCGCTGGCCTCAGCCACCGCGAACATCAGCAGTGCGGCAGGCACTTTGAGTGATCTGCTGGCCGATGATCGCCCGCAGCTCAAGGACACGATCGGCAAGCTCGAGACCATCCAGCAGCCGCTGGCCGACGGTCAGGACCGCCTCGACGACCTGCTGACCAAGTTGCCGGTGGCAGTGAAGATGATCGGCCGCGCCGGCGGTATCTACGGCGATTTCTTCAACTTCTACCTGTGTGACATCAACCTGAAGCTCAACGGTCTGCAGCCCGGTGGCCCGGTCCGCACCGTGAAGATCACTCAGCAGCCCACGGGTAGGTGCACGCCGCAATGA
- a CDS encoding MCE family protein, protein MTQPLNASRRPPLKLAGVVFLVLAIVLVTLVYLQFRGDLTRKTTLTMVSDRAGLVMDPGSKVTYNGVEIGRVSNVAAVDRGGKSVAELTLEVAPHYIPLIPANVDAQIKASTVFGNKYVSFTSPKDPVKTRISSADVIKASGVTTEFNTLFETLTSISEKVDPVKLNLTLSAAAEALGGLGTKFGQSIVNGNAVLDDINPQMPQIRTNIQQLSKLADVYTKASPDLWDFLDHAVTTARTLNGQQKDLDAALLASTGFGNTGADIFERGGPYFVRGQADLIPTAKLLDTYSPQFYCQIKGEAEALQPALASFGGNGYSLDTVTEFLGAPNPYVYPDNLPRINGRGGPGGAPGCWQTVNRNFWPAPHLVVDDGASLAPYNHFELGQPILTEYVWGRQVGENTINP, encoded by the coding sequence ATGACGCAGCCATTGAACGCTTCCCGGCGCCCGCCACTGAAGTTGGCGGGCGTGGTCTTCCTCGTCCTGGCGATCGTGCTGGTGACGTTGGTCTACCTCCAATTCCGTGGTGACCTGACGCGTAAGACGACGCTCACGATGGTCTCCGACCGCGCCGGCCTGGTGATGGACCCGGGCTCGAAGGTGACCTACAACGGGGTGGAGATCGGCCGCGTCAGCAACGTGGCCGCGGTGGATCGCGGCGGTAAGTCGGTGGCCGAACTCACCCTGGAGGTCGCACCGCACTACATCCCCTTGATCCCAGCCAACGTCGATGCTCAGATCAAGGCCAGCACCGTGTTCGGCAACAAGTACGTGTCGTTCACCAGCCCGAAAGACCCGGTGAAGACCCGGATTTCGAGTGCCGACGTGATCAAGGCCTCGGGAGTCACCACCGAGTTCAACACGTTGTTCGAGACGCTCACGTCGATCTCGGAGAAGGTCGATCCGGTCAAACTGAACCTGACTCTGTCGGCGGCTGCCGAAGCGCTGGGCGGGTTGGGCACCAAGTTCGGGCAGTCGATCGTCAACGGCAATGCCGTCCTCGATGACATCAACCCGCAGATGCCGCAGATCCGCACCAACATTCAGCAGCTGTCCAAGCTGGCCGATGTCTACACCAAGGCCAGCCCCGACCTGTGGGACTTCCTCGACCACGCGGTCACCACCGCCCGCACCCTCAACGGGCAGCAGAAGGACCTCGACGCCGCGCTGCTGGCCTCCACCGGCTTCGGCAACACCGGCGCCGACATCTTCGAACGCGGCGGCCCCTACTTCGTGCGCGGCCAGGCCGACCTCATCCCCACCGCCAAACTGCTGGACACCTACAGCCCGCAGTTCTACTGCCAGATCAAGGGTGAGGCCGAGGCGTTGCAGCCGGCGCTGGCTTCGTTCGGCGGCAACGGGTACTCGCTGGACACCGTCACCGAATTCCTCGGTGCGCCTAACCCGTACGTCTATCCGGACAACCTCCCCAGGATCAACGGTCGCGGCGGCCCGGGCGGAGCGCCCGGCTGCTGGCAGACGGTCAACCGCAACTTCTGGCCTGCGCCGCACCTGGTGGTCGACGACGGCGCCTCGCTCGCTCCGTACAACCACTTTGAGCTCGGCCAGCCGATCCTCACCGAGTATGTGTGGGGACGCCAAGTCGGGGAGAACACGATCAACCCATGA
- a CDS encoding MlaE family ABC transporter permease has protein sequence MSTATVLRSRYPRAYSRATKWASSPGRFIDRVGDVAWFTVSAVGQIPHALRYYRRATLRLIAEIGMGTGAMAVIGGTIAIVGFVTLSGGSLIAIQGYASLGNIGVEAFTGFVAALVNVRVVAPLVSGHALAATVGAGATAELGAMRISEEIDALEVMGIKSISYLVSTRILAGMVVIIPLYAMALLLSFLAAQLTTTVLYGQSTGTYDHYFRTFLRPDDVFWSFVVAIIIAMFVMINHCYFGYNASGGPVGVGEAVGISMRASLVAVATVVLLASLALYGTDPNFNLTV, from the coding sequence ATGAGTACCGCGACAGTCCTGCGCAGCCGGTACCCGCGCGCGTATTCGAGGGCGACCAAGTGGGCGTCGTCGCCGGGCCGGTTCATCGACAGGGTCGGTGACGTGGCGTGGTTCACCGTCTCCGCGGTCGGCCAGATTCCGCACGCCCTGCGCTACTACCGTCGCGCAACACTGCGGCTGATCGCCGAGATCGGCATGGGCACCGGCGCGATGGCCGTCATCGGCGGAACCATCGCGATCGTGGGCTTCGTGACACTGTCTGGTGGCTCGCTGATCGCGATCCAGGGCTACGCCTCACTGGGCAACATCGGCGTCGAGGCCTTCACCGGCTTCGTCGCGGCGCTGGTGAACGTCCGCGTCGTCGCGCCCCTGGTCTCCGGGCATGCCCTCGCCGCCACGGTCGGTGCGGGCGCCACCGCTGAACTGGGCGCCATGCGGATCAGTGAGGAGATCGACGCACTCGAGGTGATGGGCATCAAGTCCATCAGCTACCTGGTGTCGACACGCATCCTGGCCGGCATGGTCGTGATCATTCCGCTGTATGCGATGGCGCTGCTGCTGTCGTTCCTGGCCGCTCAGCTCACCACGACCGTCCTGTACGGCCAGTCGACGGGCACCTACGACCACTACTTCCGCACATTCCTGCGGCCCGACGACGTGTTCTGGTCCTTCGTCGTGGCCATCATCATCGCCATGTTCGTGATGATCAATCACTGCTACTTCGGTTACAACGCCAGCGGCGGTCCGGTCGGCGTGGGTGAGGCGGTCGGGATCTCGATGCGCGCCTCGCTGGTCGCCGTCGCGACCGTGGTTCTGTTGGCCTCGTTGGCGCTCTACGGCACCGACCCGAACTTCAACCTCACGGTGTAG
- a CDS encoding MlaE family ABC transporter permease, giving the protein MTTTTAGVGGYLQDKARPALTAIGGFFRMCVLTAKATTKWPFEWREFILQGWFQFRVTFLPTIAVAVPNTILIIFTINILLVEFGAADVSGAGAALAAVTQLGPIVTVLVVAGAGSTAICADLGARTIREEIDALEVLGIDPIHRLVLPRVVASTFVAVLLNGAVIAVGLVGGFIFGVYMQNISAGAYVSTLTLITGLPEVIISIVKALTFGLIAGLVGCYRGLTVSGGSKGLGTAVNETLVLSVVALFAVNVVLTTIGVRFGTGH; this is encoded by the coding sequence GTGACGACGACGACGGCCGGTGTTGGCGGCTACCTCCAGGACAAGGCGCGTCCGGCGCTGACCGCCATCGGTGGCTTCTTCCGCATGTGCGTGCTCACCGCGAAAGCAACGACGAAGTGGCCGTTCGAGTGGCGAGAGTTCATCCTCCAGGGCTGGTTTCAGTTCCGGGTGACGTTCCTGCCGACCATCGCCGTCGCGGTCCCCAACACGATCCTGATCATCTTCACCATCAACATCCTGCTGGTCGAGTTCGGCGCCGCCGACGTGTCCGGCGCGGGCGCTGCGCTGGCCGCGGTGACCCAGCTCGGTCCGATCGTGACCGTGCTGGTCGTCGCAGGCGCCGGGTCGACGGCAATCTGTGCCGACCTCGGCGCCCGCACCATCCGCGAGGAGATCGACGCCCTCGAGGTGCTCGGCATCGATCCCATCCACCGTCTCGTCCTGCCCCGGGTGGTCGCCTCGACGTTCGTCGCGGTGCTTCTCAACGGCGCTGTCATCGCCGTCGGCCTGGTCGGCGGATTCATCTTCGGTGTCTACATGCAGAACATCTCCGCCGGCGCGTACGTCTCCACGCTGACGCTGATCACCGGACTACCCGAGGTGATCATCTCGATCGTGAAGGCGCTCACCTTCGGGTTGATCGCGGGACTGGTCGGGTGCTACCGCGGCCTGACCGTGTCCGGCGGCTCCAAGGGCCTGGGCACCGCGGTGAACGAAACGCTCGTCCTTTCCGTGGTCGCATTGTTCGCCGTCAACGTCGTCCTGACGACCATCGGTGTTCGGTTCGGAACGGGGCACTGA
- the fadD5 gene encoding fatty-acid--CoA ligase FadD5, with the protein MTRQLTATTDQPYLARRQNWTNQLARHALMQPDATALRYMGHTTTWAEFDRRVTALANALSRRGVRFGDRVMILMLNRPEFVEATLAANQLGAIAVPVNFRLTPPELAFLVQDCGAAVLVTETVLADVAKAVGDLAPALTAVVVAGGATDDGLLGYEDLIVEEGDEHEPVDIPNDSPALIMYTSGTTGRPKGAVLTHANLAGQAMTGMYTTGPDINHDVGFIGVPLFHIAGIGNTLGGLILGTPTVIHPLGGFDPGQLLDVLEAERVTGIFLVPAQWQAVCAAQQAKPRDIRLRSLSWGAAPASDTLLREMSETFPDSKILAAFGQTEMSPVTCMLLGDDAIAKRGSVGKVIPTVSARVVDEDMNDVPVGEVGEIVYRAPTLMAGYWNNPEATAEAFAGGWFHSGDLVKMDSDGYVWVVDRKKDMIISGGENIYCAEVENVLAAHPAIVEVAVIGRAHPKWGEVPVAVAAISGGDLRLAELDEFLTERLARYKHPKGLEIVDVLPRNPAGKVLKTELRIRFSASAQTDLAGENASHTADPG; encoded by the coding sequence GTGACCAGGCAGCTCACCGCGACCACCGACCAGCCATATCTCGCGCGCCGCCAGAACTGGACCAACCAGCTGGCGCGGCACGCGCTGATGCAACCGGACGCGACCGCCCTGCGCTATATGGGTCATACGACGACGTGGGCCGAGTTCGACCGCCGCGTTACCGCACTCGCCAATGCCTTGAGCCGGCGCGGCGTCCGGTTCGGCGACCGGGTGATGATCCTGATGCTCAACCGCCCGGAGTTTGTCGAGGCCACCCTGGCCGCCAACCAGCTCGGCGCGATCGCTGTCCCGGTCAATTTCCGGCTCACCCCGCCGGAGCTGGCGTTTCTGGTTCAGGACTGCGGGGCGGCGGTGTTGGTCACCGAAACCGTGCTCGCCGATGTCGCCAAGGCCGTCGGTGACCTCGCGCCGGCGTTGACCGCCGTCGTCGTCGCCGGTGGCGCCACCGACGATGGGTTGCTCGGCTACGAGGACCTCATCGTCGAAGAGGGCGATGAGCACGAACCCGTTGACATCCCCAATGACAGCCCGGCCCTGATCATGTACACCTCGGGCACCACCGGACGGCCCAAGGGCGCGGTGCTGACCCACGCGAACCTGGCGGGCCAGGCGATGACCGGGATGTACACCACCGGGCCGGACATCAATCACGACGTCGGATTCATCGGAGTTCCGCTGTTCCATATCGCCGGCATCGGCAACACCCTCGGCGGTCTCATCCTGGGCACCCCGACCGTCATCCACCCGCTGGGTGGATTCGACCCCGGGCAACTGCTCGACGTTCTCGAGGCCGAACGGGTCACCGGCATCTTCCTGGTCCCGGCGCAGTGGCAGGCGGTCTGTGCCGCGCAGCAGGCCAAGCCGCGGGATATCCGGCTGCGGTCGCTGTCCTGGGGTGCCGCCCCGGCGTCGGACACCTTGCTGCGCGAGATGTCGGAAACCTTCCCTGACAGCAAGATCCTCGCCGCGTTCGGCCAGACCGAGATGTCACCGGTGACCTGCATGCTGCTCGGCGACGACGCGATCGCCAAGCGCGGGTCGGTCGGCAAGGTGATACCGACCGTGTCGGCTCGTGTTGTTGACGAGGACATGAACGATGTCCCGGTCGGTGAAGTCGGCGAAATCGTCTATCGTGCACCGACTCTCATGGCCGGCTACTGGAACAACCCGGAGGCCACCGCCGAGGCGTTCGCCGGCGGCTGGTTCCACTCGGGTGATCTGGTCAAGATGGACTCCGACGGTTATGTCTGGGTGGTCGACCGGAAAAAGGACATGATCATCTCCGGCGGAGAGAACATCTACTGCGCCGAGGTCGAGAACGTCCTGGCTGCGCATCCTGCGATCGTCGAGGTGGCGGTCATCGGGCGCGCCCACCCCAAGTGGGGCGAGGTGCCGGTCGCCGTGGCCGCGATCTCCGGCGGCGACCTTCGGCTGGCCGAACTCGACGAATTCCTCACCGAGCGACTGGCCCGGTACAAGCATCCCAAGGGCCTCGAGATCGTCGATGTCTTGCCCCGCAACCCCGCCGGCAAAGTGCTCAAGACGGAGTTGCGGATTCGCTTCAGCGCCAGCGCACAAACGGATCTCGCTGGCGAAAATGCTTCGCATACAGCCGATCCCGGCTAA
- a CDS encoding GntR family transcriptional regulator, protein MNAPASARLENRRGRRRSQLSDEVAAHLREAIMTGVLRPGTFIRLDETAARLGVSITPVREALLTLRGEGMVALEPRRGYVVQPLSRQDVADIYWLQATIAKELVTSAAQRLTDEQIDELAEANERLAAAVTAGDQATIGAAEFAFHRLLNRGAGRMKLAWFLLHAARYMPPQIYVTDASWGAAAVETHRQLIAALRRRDTAALVELSGAEFNDGVNRLLEQLERNGMWRR, encoded by the coding sequence GTGAACGCACCGGCTTCCGCACGGCTTGAAAACCGTCGGGGACGCCGTCGTTCACAACTATCGGACGAGGTCGCCGCGCATCTGCGGGAAGCCATCATGACCGGCGTGCTACGGCCGGGGACGTTCATCCGCCTCGATGAGACGGCCGCCCGGCTCGGGGTCAGCATCACCCCGGTGCGAGAGGCCCTGCTGACCCTGCGAGGCGAAGGGATGGTGGCTCTCGAGCCGCGCCGCGGGTACGTCGTGCAACCACTGAGCCGCCAGGACGTCGCCGATATCTACTGGCTGCAGGCCACGATCGCCAAGGAGCTGGTGACCAGTGCGGCGCAGCGACTGACCGACGAACAGATTGACGAGCTCGCCGAGGCCAACGAAAGGCTGGCCGCGGCGGTGACCGCGGGCGATCAGGCCACCATCGGCGCCGCCGAGTTCGCCTTCCACCGATTGCTCAACCGCGGGGCCGGCCGGATGAAGCTGGCCTGGTTTCTCCTGCACGCGGCGCGCTACATGCCGCCGCAGATCTACGTCACCGACGCATCCTGGGGTGCGGCGGCCGTCGAGACCCATCGCCAGCTGATCGCCGCGCTGCGGCGCCGCGACACGGCCGCGCTCGTCGAGCTGTCCGGGGCGGAATTCAACGATGGCGTGAACCGGCTGCTGGAGCAGCTGGAACGCAACGGGATGTGGCGGCGCTAA